The DNA region CTTCCGCTTTCCCGATTATATTGGCTGGGTGTTTTCTTGTCAAAGGAACCTGTTGGAGGGCGGTGGTTTTTTCTTTCCCTTTTTGGGGATAAGGGGTAAAATAAAAGATGCGCGGGAGAGGCGTGATGGTATAAATAACTTCCCTTCCCTTGGGGGAGGGTTTTTATGGATAATTGACTATGGAACGAGAGGAGATGGGGGTTGAATTCGCCCCGCTTCAAGTGAAAGAGAAGATAGCTGAGCTCACCCGGAATGTGGAGCGGGTGATCAAAGGCAAGCGAGAGGTGATAAAGCTCGCCATCGTTACCCTGCTTGCTCGGGGTCATCTTCTGATCGAGGATGTCCCCGGTGTAGGGAAAACAACCTTAGCCCATGCCCTTGCTCAGTCGCTCGCCTTAAGGTTCAGAAGGATCCAGTTCACTTCAGACCTTCTCCCTTCGGATATCCTCGGGGTCTCGGTTTACGACCCGAAGACCCAGCAGTTTGTCTTCAGGCACGGTCCCATCTTTTCCAATGTTATTCTGGCAGATGAGATAAATCGAGCCACCCCGAAAACCCAGAGTTGTCTCCTCGAGGCGATGAACGAGTATCAGGTTTCCATCGAATCGCGGACGATTCCGCTTCCCGAGCCCTTTCTCGTGCTCGCCACCCAGAATCCGATGGAATATTATGGCACCTACCCCCTCCCTGAATCTCAGCTCGATCGTTTCCTTATGCGGATCAGGATGGGTTATCCTGAGAGGCGTTTCGAGA from Acidobacteriota bacterium includes:
- a CDS encoding MoxR family ATPase — translated: MEREEMGVEFAPLQVKEKIAELTRNVERVIKGKREVIKLAIVTLLARGHLLIEDVPGVGKTTLAHALAQSLALRFRRIQFTSDLLPSDILGVSVYDPKTQQFVFRHGPIFSNVILADEINRATPKTQSCLLEAMNEYQVSIESRTIPLPEPFLVLATQNPMEYYGTYPLPESQLDRFLMRIRMGYPERRFEKEILTGERSQSVVARLKPVLSGEEVIALQDMVERVRMDDILVEYMMNIVEETRKSELLGVGVSPRGAIHLYRAVQSLALVEGRSYAIPDDVKRLAVPVLAHRVIVEARLDPFGKRARDAEEIIRDILKKVSVPL